A region of Lichenibacterium dinghuense DNA encodes the following proteins:
- the ugpB gene encoding sn-glycerol-3-phosphate ABC transporter substrate-binding protein UgpB, whose product MDRRNLLAGAGTLAAWAALPGAVRAAGEPTRIVFWHAMSAANGAEIDRIVRDFNASQSDVVLEAVYKGSYPETLTAAIAAYRGGQAPNIVQVFEVGTGTMLQAGPAVKPAWKLAEETGFKLDPSSYIPGVRGYYSLSDGKLASMPFNSSTAVMWYNKDAFEKAGLDPEKPPVTYDDYDRAARTLASKAPTPIASTTAWMPWIQFEEFAAIQNIAYATEGDGYDGLGAQLLVNGKPFVAQLQRFMDLAKDGAFKYTGRDSGPDAIFYSGQAAIGFGSSSGRADIVKNAQFRYAEALLPVEPSLNPKPNNSIIGGASLWALNAPKRTEAEYKAVAAFYAFISKPEQVALYAQHTGYVPVTVAGYDATEASGYYAKNPGTDLPVQQLERGELTANSRGLRLGRLPEIRAVIYEEIEKALQGQQSAQTAMDSAVERGNRILRDFQKSARG is encoded by the coding sequence ATGGATCGTCGCAACCTGCTCGCGGGCGCCGGCACCCTCGCCGCCTGGGCGGCCCTGCCCGGCGCCGTCCGGGCCGCGGGCGAGCCCACCCGCATCGTGTTCTGGCACGCCATGTCGGCCGCCAACGGCGCGGAGATCGACCGCATCGTGCGGGACTTCAACGCCAGCCAGTCCGACGTCGTGCTGGAAGCCGTCTACAAGGGCAGCTACCCCGAGACGCTCACGGCCGCCATCGCGGCCTACCGCGGCGGCCAGGCGCCCAACATCGTGCAGGTGTTCGAGGTCGGCACCGGCACCATGCTGCAGGCGGGCCCGGCCGTGAAGCCGGCCTGGAAGCTCGCGGAGGAGACCGGCTTCAAGCTCGACCCGTCGAGCTACATCCCCGGCGTGCGCGGCTACTACAGCCTGTCCGACGGCAAGCTCGCCTCCATGCCGTTCAACTCCTCGACGGCGGTGATGTGGTACAACAAGGACGCCTTCGAGAAGGCCGGCCTCGACCCCGAGAAGCCGCCCGTCACCTACGACGACTACGACCGCGCCGCGCGAACCCTGGCCTCCAAGGCGCCGACCCCGATCGCCTCGACCACGGCCTGGATGCCCTGGATCCAGTTCGAGGAATTCGCCGCGATCCAGAACATCGCCTACGCGACCGAGGGCGACGGCTACGACGGCCTCGGCGCCCAGCTTCTCGTCAACGGAAAGCCCTTCGTGGCGCAGCTCCAGCGCTTCATGGATCTGGCGAAGGACGGCGCCTTCAAATACACGGGCCGCGACTCGGGGCCGGACGCGATCTTCTATTCCGGGCAGGCCGCCATCGGCTTCGGCTCGTCGTCGGGCCGCGCCGACATCGTCAAGAACGCGCAGTTCCGCTATGCCGAGGCCCTGCTGCCGGTCGAGCCGTCGCTCAACCCGAAGCCCAACAACTCCATCATCGGCGGCGCCAGCCTGTGGGCCCTGAACGCGCCGAAGCGCACCGAGGCCGAGTACAAGGCCGTCGCCGCCTTCTACGCGTTCATCTCGAAGCCCGAGCAGGTCGCGCTCTACGCGCAGCACACCGGCTACGTGCCGGTGACGGTGGCGGGCTACGACGCCACCGAGGCGTCCGGCTACTACGCCAAGAACCCCGGCACCGACCTGCCCGTGCAGCAGCTCGAGCGCGGCGAGCTGACCGCCAACTCGCGCGGCCTGCGCCTCGGCCGCCTGCCCGAGATCCGCGCCGTGATCTACGAGGAGATCGAGAAGGCGCTGCAGGGTCAGCAGAGTGCGCAGACCGCGATGGACAGCGCCGTCGAGCGCGGCAACCGCATCCTGCGCGACTTCCAGAAGTCGGCGCGCGGCTGA
- the ugpE gene encoding sn-glycerol-3-phosphate ABC transporter permease UgpE, whose protein sequence is MTSRLLPHAVLGLAVLIFAFPIWIAVAGSTQDAAAIARGDLSLVPRLSGFAVYRDVLLNSSAGAGPVWRELLVSFGMALAIALGKIALSIPSAYAVAFFRFPLRMAAFWVIFMTLMLPVEVRLVPTFQVMSTLGMVNTFSGLTVPLIASATATLLFRQTFTAIPDELVEAARIDGAGPLRFLFDVVIPVSGANIAALFVILFVYGWNQYLWPLLVVTDPHLDTVVIGIVKMIGIDTETAWNKVMATAVLALLPPVVVVVAMQRWFVKGLTEGDK, encoded by the coding sequence GTGACCTCCCGCCTCCTCCCCCACGCCGTGCTGGGCCTCGCGGTGCTGATCTTCGCCTTCCCGATCTGGATCGCGGTGGCGGGCTCGACCCAGGACGCGGCCGCCATCGCGCGCGGCGACCTGTCGCTCGTCCCGCGCCTGTCCGGCTTCGCCGTCTACCGGGACGTGCTGCTCAACAGCTCGGCCGGGGCCGGGCCGGTGTGGCGCGAGCTCTTGGTGTCCTTCGGCATGGCGCTCGCCATCGCGCTCGGCAAGATCGCGCTGTCGATCCCCTCGGCCTACGCGGTGGCGTTCTTTCGCTTCCCGCTGCGGATGGCGGCCTTCTGGGTCATCTTCATGACGCTGATGCTGCCCGTCGAGGTGCGGCTGGTGCCGACCTTCCAGGTCATGTCCACGCTCGGCATGGTCAACACCTTCTCGGGCCTGACCGTGCCGCTGATCGCCTCGGCCACCGCGACGCTGCTGTTCCGGCAGACCTTCACGGCCATCCCGGACGAGCTCGTCGAGGCGGCGCGCATCGACGGCGCCGGGCCGCTGCGCTTCCTGTTCGACGTCGTGATCCCGGTGTCGGGCGCCAACATCGCGGCGCTGTTCGTGATCCTGTTCGTGTACGGCTGGAACCAGTATCTGTGGCCGCTGCTGGTCGTCACCGACCCCCACCTCGACACGGTGGTGATCGGCATCGTCAAGATGATCGGCATCGACACCGAGACGGCGTGGAACAAGGTGATGGCCACCGCCGTGCTGGCGCTGCTGCCGCCCGTGGTCGTGGTGGTGGCCATGCAGCGCTGGTTCGTGAAGGGCCTGACCGAGGGAGACAAGTGA
- the bcsA gene encoding UDP-forming cellulose synthase catalytic subunit yields MNTTAVRASPPRPRRRPSSHGIEIAAGAVGLVALMAAVTVPLRPPQQAAVAALSFAVFLAARRVERRGMSVFLAMLSVLTSLRYVTWRALDTLGTGSPVEMALGGLLVAAELYAVVVLVFGYVQTLWPLGRKPVPLPDDVALWPSVDVFVPTYDEPLSVVRTTVLGCLAMDWPRDRLRVHLLDDGRRDAFARFAAEAGVGYIARPDNAHAKAGNLNHALGRTGGEHVAVFDSDHIPTRAFLQLTMGWMVREPRLALVQTPHHFYSPDPFERNLARGRRVPSESRLFYGLVQDGNDFWNAAFFCGSCAVLRRAALDEIGGFSTESVTEDAHTMLRLHRRGWDSAYLGLPLAAGLATERLRDHIAQRSRWARGMIQILRADNPALGRGLTLGQRVCYVQVVAHFLFAIPRTVFLVAPLAYLLCGLNLIAASPLAIAAYALPHIALAVGVNSRLAKNWRHSFWSEIYETVLALFLVRLTVHTLLMPKRARFNVTRKGSRLEEDFFDHGAAYPNAILAGLLGAGVVRGLAALLAGPGDLLTGQALVLNSVWAAFSLLVVLAALAVGGERRHESSSPRVKAALPATVHLADGRSLAATTRDVSRGGAALTVERPALADGTLDGAAPLRIGVDLGSGAVALPARLLGWDGDRMRVGWRPETIADEAAIVRLVFGRADAWVDWAPHAADRPLASLWQVLVSIGDHHARSAAALRGRRASRRSAAARRNDPGPTLAAAVSGEDEMNLELRP; encoded by the coding sequence ATGAACACGACGGCGGTGCGGGCGAGCCCGCCGCGGCCACGGCGCCGGCCCTCCAGCCACGGGATCGAGATCGCCGCGGGCGCGGTGGGCCTCGTGGCCCTGATGGCGGCCGTCACGGTCCCGCTCCGGCCGCCGCAGCAGGCCGCCGTGGCGGCGCTCAGCTTCGCCGTGTTCCTCGCGGCGAGGCGCGTCGAACGCCGCGGCATGTCGGTGTTCCTGGCGATGCTGTCCGTGCTGACCTCGCTCCGCTACGTGACCTGGCGCGCGCTGGACACGCTCGGGACCGGCAGCCCCGTCGAGATGGCCCTCGGCGGCCTGCTCGTCGCCGCCGAGCTCTACGCCGTCGTCGTGCTGGTGTTCGGCTATGTCCAGACCCTGTGGCCGCTCGGGCGCAAGCCCGTGCCGCTGCCGGACGACGTCGCGCTCTGGCCGTCGGTGGACGTGTTCGTCCCCACCTACGACGAGCCCCTGTCCGTGGTCCGCACGACGGTGCTCGGCTGCCTCGCCATGGACTGGCCGCGCGACCGCCTCCGGGTCCACCTGCTCGACGACGGGCGGCGGGACGCCTTCGCGCGCTTCGCGGCCGAGGCGGGGGTGGGCTACATCGCCCGGCCCGACAACGCCCACGCCAAGGCGGGCAACCTGAACCACGCGCTGGGCCGGACCGGCGGCGAGCACGTCGCGGTCTTCGACAGCGACCACATCCCGACGCGCGCCTTCCTGCAGTTGACGATGGGGTGGATGGTGCGGGAGCCGCGCCTCGCCCTGGTGCAGACGCCGCACCACTTCTATTCGCCCGACCCGTTCGAGCGGAACCTCGCCCGCGGCCGCCGCGTGCCGTCGGAAAGCCGCCTCTTCTACGGCCTGGTGCAGGACGGCAACGACTTCTGGAACGCAGCCTTCTTCTGCGGCTCCTGCGCGGTGCTGCGGCGCGCGGCCCTCGACGAGATCGGCGGCTTCTCGACCGAGTCCGTCACCGAGGACGCCCACACCATGCTGCGCCTGCACCGCCGGGGGTGGGACAGCGCCTACCTCGGCCTGCCGCTGGCGGCCGGCCTCGCGACGGAGCGGCTGCGCGACCACATCGCGCAGCGCTCGCGCTGGGCCCGCGGCATGATCCAGATCCTGCGCGCCGACAACCCGGCCCTCGGCCGCGGCCTCACGCTGGGGCAGCGCGTCTGCTACGTGCAGGTCGTGGCGCACTTCCTGTTCGCCATCCCGCGGACGGTCTTCCTCGTCGCGCCGCTCGCCTACCTCCTGTGCGGCCTGAACCTCATCGCGGCCTCGCCGCTGGCCATCGCCGCCTACGCGCTGCCGCACATCGCGCTCGCGGTCGGCGTCAACTCGCGGCTGGCGAAGAACTGGCGCCATTCGTTCTGGAGTGAGATCTACGAGACCGTGCTGGCGCTCTTCCTGGTGCGCCTGACCGTGCACACGCTGCTGATGCCCAAGCGGGCGCGGTTCAACGTCACCCGCAAGGGCTCGCGGCTGGAGGAGGACTTCTTCGACCATGGCGCCGCCTACCCGAACGCGATACTGGCCGGCCTGCTGGGGGCCGGGGTGGTCCGCGGCCTCGCGGCCCTCCTCGCCGGCCCGGGCGACCTCCTGACCGGCCAGGCGCTGGTGCTGAACAGCGTGTGGGCGGCCTTCTCGCTCCTCGTGGTCCTGGCCGCGCTGGCGGTCGGCGGGGAGCGGCGGCACGAGAGCAGCAGCCCGCGCGTCAAGGCCGCCCTGCCGGCCACCGTCCACCTCGCGGACGGGCGGAGCCTCGCCGCGACGACGCGCGACGTCAGCCGGGGCGGGGCCGCCCTGACGGTGGAGCGGCCGGCCCTCGCGGACGGCACGCTCGACGGGGCTGCGCCCCTGCGGATCGGCGTCGACCTCGGGAGCGGCGCCGTCGCGCTGCCGGCGCGGCTGCTGGGCTGGGACGGGGACCGGATGAGGGTGGGCTGGCGGCCCGAAACCATCGCCGACGAGGCCGCCATCGTGCGGCTCGTGTTCGGCCGCGCCGACGCCTGGGTGGACTGGGCGCCCCATGCCGCCGACCGCCCCCTGGCGAGCCTGTGGCAGGTGCTGGTCAGCATCGGGGACCACCACGCGCGCTCCGCCGCCGCGCTCCGCGGCCGCCGGGCCTCGCGCCGCTCCGCCGCGGCGCGCCGAAACGATCCCGGGCCGACCCTCGCGGCGGCCGTGTCGGGCGAGGACGAGATGAACCTGGAACTCCGGCCATGA
- a CDS encoding ABC-F family ATP-binding cassette domain-containing protein: MIRLDKIGKQNGNQIVFIEASAALQRGEKVGLVGPNGAGKTTLFRLITGQEQPDEGTVSTDRGVTIGYFSQDVGEMSGRSAVAEVMDGSGPVSAVAAELAELEAAMADPDRTDEMDAIVARYGDVQARFDELGGYALEGQAREVLGGLSFTPEMMDGDVGALSGGWKMRVALARILLMRPDAMLLDEPSNHLDLESLIWLEDFLKAYEGALVLTSHDREFMNRIVGRVVEIDGGGLTSYSGDLAFYEGQRALNEKQQQAQFERQQAMLAKEIKFIERFKARASHAAQVQSRVKKLDKIELVEPPKRRQSVQFDFPPAPRSGDDVVALKNVNKRYGSRTIYEGLDFSVSRRERWCVMGVNGAGKSTLLKLVTGTTEPDEGEVKLGGSVKLGYFAQHAMDLIDDEDTVFGALERAFPQAGQGSLRALAGCFGFSGDDVEKRCRVLSGGEKARLVMARMLYDPPNFLVLDEPTNHLDMGTKEMLIAALAQYEGTMLFVSHDRHFLAALSNRVLELTPDGVHKYGGGYTEYVARTGQEAPGLRS, encoded by the coding sequence ATGATCCGCCTCGACAAGATCGGCAAGCAGAACGGCAACCAGATCGTCTTCATCGAGGCCTCGGCCGCGCTGCAGCGCGGCGAGAAGGTCGGCCTCGTGGGGCCGAACGGCGCCGGCAAGACGACCCTGTTCCGCCTGATCACCGGCCAGGAGCAGCCCGACGAGGGAACGGTCTCGACCGACCGCGGCGTCACCATCGGCTACTTCAGCCAGGACGTCGGCGAGATGAGCGGCCGCAGCGCGGTCGCCGAGGTGATGGACGGCTCGGGGCCCGTCAGCGCGGTCGCGGCCGAGCTCGCGGAGCTCGAGGCCGCTATGGCGGACCCGGACCGCACCGACGAGATGGACGCGATCGTCGCCCGCTACGGCGACGTGCAGGCGCGCTTCGACGAGCTCGGCGGCTACGCGCTGGAAGGCCAGGCCCGCGAGGTGCTGGGGGGCCTCTCCTTCACCCCCGAGATGATGGACGGGGACGTGGGCGCCCTGTCGGGCGGCTGGAAGATGCGCGTGGCGCTGGCCCGCATCCTGCTGATGCGCCCCGACGCAATGCTGCTCGACGAGCCTTCGAACCACCTCGACCTCGAAAGCCTGATCTGGCTGGAGGACTTCCTCAAGGCCTACGAGGGCGCCCTGGTGCTGACCTCGCACGACCGCGAGTTCATGAACCGCATCGTGGGGCGCGTGGTCGAGATCGACGGCGGCGGCCTCACCTCCTATTCGGGCGACCTCGCCTTCTACGAGGGCCAGCGCGCGCTGAACGAGAAGCAGCAGCAGGCGCAGTTCGAGCGCCAGCAGGCCATGCTGGCCAAGGAGATCAAGTTCATCGAGCGCTTCAAGGCGCGCGCGTCCCACGCCGCGCAGGTGCAGAGCCGCGTGAAGAAGCTCGACAAGATCGAGCTCGTCGAGCCGCCGAAGCGCCGCCAGTCGGTGCAGTTCGACTTCCCGCCCGCGCCGCGCTCGGGCGACGACGTCGTGGCGCTGAAGAATGTGAACAAGCGCTACGGCTCGCGCACGATCTACGAGGGGCTCGACTTCTCGGTGTCGCGCCGCGAGCGCTGGTGCGTGATGGGCGTCAACGGCGCCGGCAAGTCGACGCTGCTCAAGCTCGTCACCGGCACGACCGAGCCCGACGAGGGCGAGGTGAAGCTCGGGGGCAGCGTCAAGCTCGGCTACTTCGCCCAGCACGCCATGGACCTGATCGACGACGAGGACACGGTGTTCGGCGCGCTGGAGCGCGCCTTCCCGCAGGCCGGCCAGGGCTCGCTGCGCGCGCTCGCCGGCTGCTTCGGCTTCTCGGGCGACGACGTCGAGAAGCGCTGCCGCGTGCTGTCGGGCGGCGAGAAGGCGCGGCTCGTGATGGCGCGCATGCTCTACGACCCGCCGAACTTCCTGGTGCTCGACGAGCCCACCAACCACCTCGACATGGGCACCAAGGAGATGCTGATCGCGGCGCTGGCGCAATACGAGGGCACGATGCTCTTCGTGAGCCACGACCGGCACTTCCTCGCAGCCCTGTCGAACCGCGTGCTGGAGCTGACGCCGGACGGCGTGCACAAGTATGGCGGCGGCTACACCGAATACGTCGCCCGCACCGGGCAGGAGGCGCCGGGGCTGCGGAGCTGA
- a CDS encoding PilZ domain-containing protein has translation MAAVDAGEDLHVRLPGRFLSDGLEEARCLLASIRGRLGQVVAEGLRPTAGARVVLYLDLVGRIEGAVTDVDDGRFGVRIAAPPAKWLRLVRQFEMLARLPRGTVEDLRGFRRIASECPDTTLTRAGGEAAEGRITNLSRSGAAVLVGAAFEVGELVRLGTTQARVVRHIEGGVAVQFLRLLPLETFGPAYAP, from the coding sequence GTGGCGGCGGTGGATGCTGGCGAGGACCTGCACGTGCGCCTGCCCGGACGGTTCCTCAGCGACGGGCTGGAGGAGGCGAGATGCCTGCTCGCCTCGATCCGGGGACGGCTGGGCCAGGTCGTCGCCGAGGGGCTGCGGCCGACCGCGGGGGCGCGCGTCGTGCTCTACCTGGACCTCGTCGGGCGCATCGAGGGCGCCGTGACGGACGTGGATGACGGCCGGTTCGGCGTCCGCATCGCCGCGCCGCCGGCCAAATGGCTGCGCTTGGTGCGCCAGTTCGAGATGCTGGCCCGGTTGCCCCGCGGGACGGTCGAGGACCTGCGCGGCTTCCGTCGCATCGCTTCGGAGTGCCCGGACACCACGCTGACGAGGGCCGGAGGCGAGGCGGCCGAGGGCCGGATCACGAACCTGTCGCGCTCGGGCGCGGCCGTCCTGGTCGGGGCCGCGTTCGAGGTCGGGGAGCTCGTCCGGCTGGGGACCACCCAGGCGCGCGTGGTGCGCCACATCGAGGGCGGCGTCGCCGTCCAGTTCCTGAGGCTGCTGCCGCTCGAAACCTTCGGGCCCGCCTATGCCCCGTGA
- a CDS encoding ABC transporter permease subunit translates to MDRRTIFPGRALPALLVLPQLALTAVFFLWPAGQAIWSSLQREDAFGTSSEFAGLENFASLFADPLYGAAVARTVLFCAAVTALSMGLALLFAVFADAEIRGRAFYRTMLVWPYAVAPAMSAVLWVLMFHPQIGLVGAWLNRIGVPWDYKLNGAEAMALIVGASAWKQVSYNFIFFLAGLQAIPRSVIEAARIDGSRGFYRFRTIVLPLLMPVVFFLLVVDLVYAAFDTFATVYALTQGGPGQSTQTLVLKVYLDGIVNADIGSSSAQSVVLMAGVIVLSALQFRFLGRKAGT, encoded by the coding sequence ATGGATCGCCGCACGATCTTCCCGGGGCGGGCCCTGCCCGCCCTCCTGGTGCTGCCCCAGCTCGCGCTGACGGCGGTGTTCTTCCTGTGGCCGGCCGGCCAAGCGATATGGTCGAGCCTGCAGCGCGAGGACGCCTTCGGCACGTCGAGCGAGTTCGCGGGCCTCGAGAACTTCGCGTCGCTGTTCGCCGACCCGCTCTACGGGGCGGCGGTCGCCCGCACGGTGCTGTTCTGCGCGGCCGTCACGGCCCTGTCGATGGGCCTCGCCCTGCTGTTCGCGGTCTTCGCCGACGCGGAGATCCGCGGCCGCGCCTTCTACCGCACCATGCTGGTCTGGCCCTACGCGGTCGCGCCCGCCATGTCGGCGGTGCTGTGGGTGCTGATGTTCCATCCCCAGATCGGCCTCGTCGGCGCGTGGCTGAACCGGATCGGCGTGCCCTGGGACTACAAGCTGAACGGCGCCGAGGCCATGGCGTTGATCGTCGGCGCCAGCGCCTGGAAGCAGGTCAGCTACAACTTCATCTTCTTCCTGGCGGGGCTGCAGGCCATCCCGAGGAGCGTGATCGAGGCGGCTCGCATCGACGGCTCCCGAGGCTTCTACCGCTTCCGCACCATCGTGCTGCCGCTGCTGATGCCGGTGGTGTTCTTCCTCCTGGTCGTCGACCTCGTCTACGCGGCCTTCGATACCTTCGCGACCGTCTACGCCCTGACGCAGGGCGGCCCCGGCCAGTCCACGCAGACGCTGGTGCTGAAGGTCTACCTCGACGGCATCGTCAACGCCGACATCGGCTCGTCCTCGGCGCAGTCCGTGGTGCTGATGGCGGGGGTGATCGTGCTGTCCGCGCTGCAGTTCCGGTTCCTCGGGCGGAAGGCGGGGACGTGA
- a CDS encoding ABC transporter ATP-binding protein has protein sequence MAGLRLEGLRKSFGGHEILKGVDLDLADGEMLVIVGASGCGKSTLLRLVAGLEAPTSGRILIDGRDVTGADPSARDVAMVFQNYALYPHMSVFDNMAYGLKIRGLAKAAIRTKVDDAAALLGLGALLARKPRQLSGGQRQRVAMGRAIVRDPKLFLFDEPLSNLDAKLRVQMRGEIRRLQRRLGVTSLYVTHDQVEAMTLGDRLLVMHQGVPVQLATPLEVFERPADTYVAGFIGSPAMNLLPGTLARGGAALAVDGVEIPLPGGRHAGGDGRPVTVGIRPEHVMLDPAGAEWPVELVEPLGSEALVHAARPGGASLTVKLAGTAAGVGDRLRVSFPPERLHVFDRTTGLRMEPAAA, from the coding sequence ATGGCGGGCCTCCGGCTCGAAGGCCTGCGCAAGAGCTTCGGCGGCCACGAGATCCTGAAGGGGGTCGACCTCGACCTCGCGGACGGCGAGATGCTGGTGATCGTCGGCGCCTCCGGCTGCGGCAAGTCCACGCTGCTGCGCCTCGTCGCCGGGCTGGAGGCGCCGACCTCCGGGCGCATCCTGATCGACGGGCGCGACGTCACGGGCGCCGACCCGTCCGCGCGCGACGTCGCCATGGTGTTCCAGAACTACGCGCTCTACCCGCACATGAGCGTCTTCGACAACATGGCCTACGGGCTCAAGATCCGCGGCCTCGCCAAGGCGGCCATCCGGACCAAGGTCGACGACGCGGCCGCCCTGCTCGGGCTGGGTGCGCTGCTGGCGCGCAAGCCGCGCCAGCTGTCCGGCGGCCAGCGCCAGCGCGTCGCCATGGGCCGCGCCATCGTGCGCGACCCGAAGCTGTTCCTGTTCGACGAGCCGCTGTCCAACCTCGACGCCAAGCTGCGCGTGCAGATGCGTGGCGAGATCCGCCGCCTGCAGCGCCGCCTCGGGGTCACGAGCCTCTACGTCACCCACGACCAGGTCGAGGCCATGACGCTGGGCGACCGCCTGCTGGTGATGCACCAAGGGGTGCCGGTGCAGCTCGCCACGCCCCTGGAGGTGTTCGAGCGCCCGGCCGACACCTATGTGGCGGGCTTCATCGGCTCGCCCGCGATGAACCTCCTGCCCGGCACGCTGGCGCGGGGCGGCGCGGCCCTGGCGGTCGACGGCGTCGAGATCCCGCTGCCGGGCGGGCGCCACGCCGGCGGCGACGGCCGCCCCGTCACGGTGGGCATCCGCCCCGAGCACGTGATGCTCGACCCCGCGGGCGCGGAATGGCCGGTCGAGCTCGTCGAGCCGCTGGGCTCGGAAGCGCTGGTCCACGCCGCGCGGCCGGGCGGGGCCTCGCTGACCGTCAAGCTCGCCGGGACGGCCGCGGGCGTCGGCGACCGCCTGAGGGTGAGCTTCCCGCCCGAGCGCCTGCACGTCTTCGACCGCACCACGGGCCTCAGGATGGAGCCGGCGGCGGCCTGA